The Prevotella herbatica genome contains the following window.
TGCTGTAGCTGCCGTACCTGCTGAAGACGAGCACTTCGCTTATCTTAGTTCTGGTACATGGAGCCTTATGGGTATAGAAACAAAGGACGCTATCATAAATGAAGAAAGCTACAAACTTAACTTCACTAACGAAGGCGGTATTGAGGGAACGACAAGATTCCTAAAAAATATCTGCGGTATGTGGTTGTATGAAAGTTGCAGAAAAGAATGGCACGAGACAAAGGATATGGGACATGCCGAACTACTTAACGAGGCGATGAAAGTGGAAGGTTTCAGAAGTCTTATTAATCCTGATGACGCAGTATTCGCTAATCCTACTTCTATGGTTGAAGCAATAAAGAAATATTGTGCAGATCACGGTGAACACGTACCTGAAGGATATGCCGAGATATGCCGTTGCATATTCGATTCACTTGCACTGCGATATAGACAGGTATTGGAATGGCTGAAAGACTTTGCCGATTTCGACATCAAGGCTTTACATATCATCGGCGGAGGTTCACTTAACAAATACTTGAATCAGTTTACTGCAAATTCATGTGGCGTTACTGTACTCGCCGGTCCACAGGAAGCTACAGCTATTGGCAACATTATGATGCAGGCAAAAGCAGCAGGATTGGTAAAAGATGTTTGGGATATGAGAAAGCTTATTGCCGACTCTGTTCAGCTAAACATATTCGAACCAGAAGACAAGGCAATCTGGGATGAAGCTTACGATAAATATTTAACAATAACAAAATAATAAAACCTAAAATTATGAATTCAGAACTAATTGAAAAGAACTATCAAATTGCCAAAGAGCGTTACGCTGCACTTGGCATAGACACAGACAAGGCTCTTGAAACATTGGAGAAGACTCCAATATCACTTCATTGCTGGCAAGCTGACGATGTAGTGGGATTTGAGCGTAACGAAGCTCTTTCTGGTGGTATCCAGACTACAGGTAACTACCCAGGACGCGCACGCAACATCGACGAGCTTCGTCAAGATATAAATAAGGTTACATCACTTCTTGGTGGAACATTCCGCCTGAACCTTCACGAGACATACGGTGAATTCGGAAATAAATTTGTTGACCGTGATGAGGTTGAGGTTAAGCATTTCCAGGGATGGATTGACTGGGCTAAGGAAAACGGATTAAAACTTGATTTCAACTCAACAAGTTTCTCTCACCCAAAGAGTGGATACTTATCTCTTTCAAATCCAGACAAGAGCATACGTGATTTCTGGATTGAGCACACAAAACGTTGTCGTCGCATTGCAGATGCAATGGGTAAGGCACAGAACGACCCTTGTATCATGAACATCTGGGTACACGACGGTATGAAGGATATCACTGTTGAGCGCAACCGCTATCGTGAAATTCTAAAAAACAGTCTTGATGAGATTCTTGCTGAGAACTTGCCAGACATGAAACCATGTCTTGAAGCAAAACTATTCGGTATAGGAATGGAAAGCTACACAGTAGGTTCTCACGACTTCTATGCAAGTTATTGCGCAAAGAACAACGTGATGTACACACTTGACACTGGTCACTACGAGCAGACAGAGAACGTTAGCGACATGGCTGCTTCACTATTGCTGTTTGTACCAGAATTGATGCTTCACGTAAGCCGTCCAATCAGATGGGATAGCGATCACGTAACAATCATGAACGATCAGACTCTTGACTTGTTCAAGGAGATTACACGTGCAAACGCACTTAATAGAGTTCACATCGGACTTGATTACTTTGATGCAAGTATTAACCGTATCGGTGCATACATCGTAGGAACAAGAGCTACACAGAAGAGTGTTCTTTCTGCACTTCTTGAACCTTTGGCTAAATTGCGTGAGTACGAGGATAAGGGACAGTGGTTTGAGCGCCTTGCTCTTCTTGAAGAAGCTAAATCTCTTCCATTCGGTGCAGTATACGATTACTTCAACATGAAGCATAACATACCTGTAGGCGAAGAGTTTATAGCAGATGTTCAGCAATATGAAAAGGATGTTCTTTCAAAGAGAGCGTAAACAATGAATATTGCATTAGGACTTATTATCATTGCGATAGGAGCGTTTTGCCAGTCAAGCTGCTACGTTCCTATCAATAAGATAAAGAACTGGAGTTGGGAAAGCTACTGGATTGTCCAGGGAGTATTTGCCTGGCTCCTGCTCCCTCTTTTGGGAGCAATGCTTGCAATACCTGCCGGACACTCAATGATAGAATTGTTCAGTCAGGATATGCATGCCACAATTATGACAATGCTCTATGGTGTGTTATGGGGTATCGGCGGACTTACTTTCGGTTTGTCTATGAGATATCTTGGAGTTGCTCTCGGTCAGTCAATAGCACTAGGAACATGTGCCGGACTTGGAACGATATTAGCTCCGCTCTTTACAGGACATGCTAGCGACCTTACAACATCTGTAATAGTTGGTGTCGTAGTAACGCTAGTCGGTATTGCAATAATAGGAATAGCTGGTTCTATGAAATCGGCTTCACTGTCAGATGAGGAAAAGCGTGAAGCAGTAAAGGACTTCAACTTCACAAAAGGAATCACTGTAGCTTTATTGGCTGGTTTCATGTCGGCATGTTTCAACATCGGACTTGCACAAGGTGCCGACCTTCATTTCGAAGGTGTAAACCCAATGTTCATATCATTACCTGTTACATTCTTGGTTACGCTAGGAGGATTTATCACAAATGCGATATATTGCTTCTATCAAAACCAGAAGAATCATACATGGAATGACTATGGCAAATCAAACGTATGGGTAAACAATGTATTGTTTTGTCTGCTTGCAGGCGGACTATGGTACAGTCAGTTCTTCGGTCTTTCACTTGGAAAAGGATTCCTCTCAGAAAGTCCAGCTCTGCTCACATTCGCATTCTGCATTTTGATGGCTCTTAACGTTGTATTCTCTAATATATGGGGAATCATCCTAAAAGAGTGGAAAGGATGTTCTAGCAAAACTATCGTTGTATTGATAACAGGAATATTGATACTTGTTATATCATGTTTCCTTCCGCAGATCATAGATATGATAAACAAATAATAACTAATTGCATCCATACCGCATCATTGTACAGTAATGTCTTTGATGCGGTTTTTTGGATATACACTTATAATATGTGCCTTACCTTGTTTCATTTCAGCCTCCACAATTGTGCCACGACTGCAATGAAGTTTGAATTTCACATTCCATGACTTGGGCCAAGCAGGGAACAGTATAATTTTATCACCTACTTCCTGAAGTAACATTTCCTGAATACCTATCATTCCAGAACCGCCCCAATTATGATCGGGTGTCCAATCATGTCCAGGTCCCCAGAAAGCAGGAAAGCGATGTGGACCATTTTTCAATTTCAAAGTATTCCATTTTACGGCTTCATCAGTAAGTCCAAGACATGCAGCCCAGATATTTGTCTGTTCCCAACCTGCATAACCATTAAACTTGTTCACATAAGGATCGTATTTCCATGTATCAACGGCTACAGTTAGACTGTCACGACCAACACCAAACATTCGCCAAGGAAATACAGGATAAAGCATTGTCGGTTCGGTATTGTTTACACGCGCCCAGACAACAGCAGGTGAAATGACCTTATGTCCGTCAACATATCTATATGAAATATCTGGCCATATTGAAGACATAGCTTTATAACGTGCTATAGTAGTACTATCAGC
Protein-coding sequences here:
- a CDS encoding rhamnulokinase, encoding MENLKHFFAVDLGATSGRTIVGFLEDGKVKMDELTRFDNNLISTGGHVYWDIFALYNEIIKSLKIVAERNIKIESIGIDTWGCDFVCTGKDGNILRNPLAYRDPHTMNTMEEYFSEQMSKKDVYGITGIQLMNFNSIFQLYAMKKAKNDALAGADKIMFIPDALSYMLTGKAICEYTVCSTSQLLNPKEGDISKELLETLGLKREQFGKMTAPGTVIGNLSDEVKNITGLGDIPVVAVAGHDTASAVAAVPAEDEHFAYLSSGTWSLMGIETKDAIINEESYKLNFTNEGGIEGTTRFLKNICGMWLYESCRKEWHETKDMGHAELLNEAMKVEGFRSLINPDDAVFANPTSMVEAIKKYCADHGEHVPEGYAEICRCIFDSLALRYRQVLEWLKDFADFDIKALHIIGGGSLNKYLNQFTANSCGVTVLAGPQEATAIGNIMMQAKAAGLVKDVWDMRKLIADSVQLNIFEPEDKAIWDEAYDKYLTITK
- a CDS encoding L-rhamnose isomerase, with product MNSELIEKNYQIAKERYAALGIDTDKALETLEKTPISLHCWQADDVVGFERNEALSGGIQTTGNYPGRARNIDELRQDINKVTSLLGGTFRLNLHETYGEFGNKFVDRDEVEVKHFQGWIDWAKENGLKLDFNSTSFSHPKSGYLSLSNPDKSIRDFWIEHTKRCRRIADAMGKAQNDPCIMNIWVHDGMKDITVERNRYREILKNSLDEILAENLPDMKPCLEAKLFGIGMESYTVGSHDFYASYCAKNNVMYTLDTGHYEQTENVSDMAASLLLFVPELMLHVSRPIRWDSDHVTIMNDQTLDLFKEITRANALNRVHIGLDYFDASINRIGAYIVGTRATQKSVLSALLEPLAKLREYEDKGQWFERLALLEEAKSLPFGAVYDYFNMKHNIPVGEEFIADVQQYEKDVLSKRA
- a CDS encoding L-rhamnose/proton symporter RhaT, whose product is MNIALGLIIIAIGAFCQSSCYVPINKIKNWSWESYWIVQGVFAWLLLPLLGAMLAIPAGHSMIELFSQDMHATIMTMLYGVLWGIGGLTFGLSMRYLGVALGQSIALGTCAGLGTILAPLFTGHASDLTTSVIVGVVVTLVGIAIIGIAGSMKSASLSDEEKREAVKDFNFTKGITVALLAGFMSACFNIGLAQGADLHFEGVNPMFISLPVTFLVTLGGFITNAIYCFYQNQKNHTWNDYGKSNVWVNNVLFCLLAGGLWYSQFFGLSLGKGFLSESPALLTFAFCILMALNVVFSNIWGIILKEWKGCSSKTIVVLITGILILVISCFLPQIIDMINK